From one Variovorax sp. PBL-H6 genomic stretch:
- a CDS encoding Rieske 2Fe-2S domain-containing protein has translation MNTTTTISPPPATRARPTPPRALAIPKEGDDGLFRQSWYPLCLSSEVAKGQVLGCSFLDGKVVAFRGDDGVVHVTSAYCPHVGADLSVGKVVGNNLRCAFHHWEYNGEGVCEKTGIGDPPPRSACLFVFPSQEHWGIVWVFNGEEPLFDLPDMGHPEDTLEIWPYKFPRPFHSDPWVFAANTPDMQHLKAVHGVKFEHGDPHDLIEWDEWGLRYNVKAKHQGGVPIDWTLGLRGTGFFWRTGTYGDFWCAAVTGFGLPSPGMHQVFGAAMVLKGEHGKERLAKMRGITERTIGEDEQILDTIHYRQGTFTVADRTLARYLRIVRDFPRAHPSAAFIR, from the coding sequence CGAGGCCCACGCCGCCGCGCGCCCTCGCGATTCCGAAGGAAGGGGACGACGGCCTGTTCCGCCAGTCCTGGTATCCGCTGTGCCTTTCCAGCGAGGTTGCCAAGGGGCAGGTGCTCGGCTGCAGCTTTCTCGACGGCAAGGTGGTCGCGTTCCGCGGCGACGACGGCGTGGTGCACGTGACCAGCGCGTACTGCCCGCACGTCGGCGCCGACCTGTCGGTGGGCAAGGTGGTCGGCAACAACCTGCGCTGTGCCTTCCACCATTGGGAATACAACGGCGAGGGCGTGTGCGAGAAGACGGGCATCGGCGATCCGCCGCCGCGCTCGGCCTGCCTCTTCGTGTTCCCGTCGCAGGAGCACTGGGGCATCGTGTGGGTCTTCAACGGCGAGGAGCCGCTGTTCGACCTGCCGGACATGGGCCACCCCGAGGACACGCTCGAGATCTGGCCCTACAAGTTCCCGCGGCCGTTCCACAGCGACCCCTGGGTGTTCGCCGCCAACACGCCCGACATGCAGCACCTCAAGGCCGTGCACGGCGTCAAGTTCGAGCACGGCGATCCGCACGACCTGATCGAATGGGACGAATGGGGCCTGCGCTACAACGTGAAGGCGAAGCACCAGGGCGGCGTGCCGATCGACTGGACCCTGGGCCTGCGCGGCACCGGCTTCTTCTGGCGCACCGGCACCTACGGCGATTTCTGGTGCGCCGCCGTCACCGGCTTCGGCCTGCCGTCACCCGGCATGCACCAGGTCTTCGGCGCCGCGATGGTGCTGAAGGGCGAACACGGCAAGGAACGGCTGGCGAAGATGCGCGGCATCACCGAGCGGACCATCGGCGAGGACGAGCAGATCCTCGACACCATCCACTACCGCCAGGGCACCTTCACCGTGGCCGACCGAACGCTGGCGAGATACCTGCGCATCGTGCGCGACTTTCCGCGCGCGCATCCTTCGGCCGCATTCATCCGATAG
- a CDS encoding ABC transporter substrate-binding protein gives MKFLKILVLGAVAALAQVPLASQAQTTVTFAGFGGPLQEAMVNQMFADAGKLNIRIKEDRNGFWTGIKAHLMAKAPGWDLTEVGFARCEQAAQAGLIQDVDYTVVDKSRISAALAQPKYVGVYTFTYGLTYQTKKYGANGPKSWADFFDVQKFPGRRTMLADGLYALEIALLADGVPAADIYKLLRTPAGVDRAFAKLEKLKPHVAVWYKSSGQAMQLMRDGEVDMGLISNARAQSVVKDGTPLTFVWDQAFIDTECLMVPNNAQNTKAVMQLVNSALDTKNQAAFATASYYGPTNLKAFEGGLIPAAAMEWLPSAPQNLSRQVWADQRWYAAPETEAVLQRFAKFLQ, from the coding sequence ATGAAATTCCTGAAGATCCTCGTGCTGGGCGCGGTTGCCGCGCTGGCGCAGGTCCCGCTCGCCTCGCAGGCCCAGACCACCGTGACCTTCGCGGGCTTCGGCGGCCCGCTGCAGGAGGCCATGGTCAACCAGATGTTTGCCGACGCCGGCAAGCTCAACATCCGCATCAAGGAAGACCGCAACGGCTTCTGGACCGGCATCAAGGCCCACCTGATGGCCAAGGCGCCCGGCTGGGACCTGACCGAGGTTGGCTTCGCGCGCTGCGAACAGGCGGCGCAGGCCGGCCTGATCCAGGACGTCGACTACACGGTGGTCGACAAGAGCAGGATATCGGCCGCGCTCGCGCAGCCGAAGTATGTCGGCGTCTACACCTTCACCTATGGCCTGACCTACCAGACCAAGAAGTACGGCGCCAACGGGCCGAAGAGCTGGGCCGACTTCTTCGACGTGCAGAAATTCCCCGGCCGCCGCACGATGCTGGCCGACGGCCTGTACGCACTGGAGATCGCCCTGTTGGCCGATGGCGTGCCCGCGGCCGATATCTACAAGCTGCTGCGCACGCCGGCCGGCGTGGACCGGGCCTTCGCCAAGCTCGAGAAGCTCAAGCCGCATGTCGCCGTCTGGTACAAGTCCAGCGGCCAGGCGATGCAGCTGATGCGCGACGGCGAAGTGGACATGGGCCTCATCTCCAACGCCCGCGCCCAGTCGGTCGTGAAGGACGGCACGCCGCTGACCTTCGTCTGGGACCAGGCCTTCATCGACACCGAGTGCCTGATGGTGCCGAACAACGCGCAGAACACGAAGGCGGTGATGCAGCTCGTCAACTCCGCGCTCGACACGAAGAACCAGGCCGCGTTCGCGACCGCCAGCTACTACGGTCCGACCAACCTCAAGGCTTTCGAGGGCGGGCTGATCCCCGCCGCGGCAATGGAATGGCTGCCGAGCGCGCCGCAGAACCTGTCGAGGCAGGTGTGGGCCGACCAGCGCTGGTATGCGGCGCCGGAGACCGAGGCGGTGCTGCAGCGCTTCGCCAAGTTCCTTCAATGA
- a CDS encoding ABC transporter ATP-binding protein: protein MTAVLDPAAGMPADSSASPAGMGAQGAAAFAGTLPERASAGIRVEALCKRYGSFTALDQVALAVKPGEFLTLLGPSGSGKTTLLNIVAGFIRPDSGSLWFGGEDVTQMPVHRRELGMVFQNYALFPHKSVYENIAFPLRVRKMPQAEIDRRVRAVLELVQLPQLGGRSIAALSGGQRQRVALARAVVFSPRIVLMDEPLSALDKNLREQMQVEIRRLHEKIGATTLYVTHDQREALTMSDRIAVMNRGQIEQCDSAAAVYEKPASRFVAGFIGETTLVPAAANSSRSVMLPGGTLLGVEDPLPASASLHVALRAERLLLPGEYGAGANRIPAVIEDVIYQGDSLLLVARIEGGHSVSVRKPLRGAAGAHGFVAGQPIALGLMPAATIVVAD from the coding sequence ATGACGGCCGTCCTCGACCCGGCGGCCGGCATGCCCGCGGATTCGAGCGCATCGCCAGCCGGCATGGGGGCGCAGGGCGCGGCGGCCTTTGCCGGCACCTTGCCGGAGCGTGCTTCCGCCGGCATCCGCGTCGAAGCGCTGTGCAAGCGCTACGGCAGCTTCACCGCGCTGGACCAGGTCGCGCTGGCCGTGAAGCCGGGCGAGTTCCTGACCCTGCTGGGCCCGTCGGGTTCGGGCAAGACCACGTTGCTGAACATCGTGGCGGGCTTCATCCGGCCGGACTCGGGCTCGCTCTGGTTCGGCGGGGAGGACGTGACGCAGATGCCCGTGCACCGGCGCGAGCTGGGCATGGTGTTCCAGAACTACGCGCTGTTCCCGCACAAGAGCGTGTACGAGAACATCGCCTTTCCCCTGCGGGTGCGGAAGATGCCGCAGGCCGAGATCGACCGGCGCGTGCGGGCAGTGCTCGAGCTGGTGCAACTGCCCCAGCTGGGCGGACGCAGCATCGCCGCGCTTTCCGGCGGCCAGCGCCAGCGCGTGGCGCTCGCGCGCGCCGTGGTGTTCTCGCCGCGCATCGTGCTGATGGACGAGCCGCTTTCGGCGCTCGACAAGAACCTGCGCGAGCAGATGCAGGTCGAGATTCGCCGGCTGCACGAGAAGATCGGCGCCACCACCCTCTACGTGACCCACGACCAGCGCGAGGCGCTGACCATGAGCGACCGCATCGCCGTGATGAACAGGGGCCAGATCGAGCAGTGCGACAGTGCTGCCGCCGTGTACGAGAAGCCCGCCAGCCGCTTCGTTGCCGGCTTCATCGGCGAGACCACGCTCGTGCCCGCCGCGGCGAACTCCTCGCGGTCGGTGATGCTTCCGGGCGGCACGCTGCTCGGCGTGGAAGATCCGCTCCCCGCGTCGGCGTCACTGCACGTCGCATTGCGTGCCGAGCGCCTCCTGCTGCCGGGCGAGTACGGCGCCGGCGCAAACCGGATTCCGGCCGTCATCGAAGACGTGATCTACCAGGGCGACAGCCTGCTCCTGGTTGCCCGCATCGAAGGTGGCCACAGCGTGTCCGTTCGCAAGCCCTTGCGGGGCGCTGCCGGTGCGCACGGCTTCGTCGCGGGCCAGCCGATCGCGCTCGGGCTGATGCCGGCCGCGACCATCGTCGTGGCCGACTGA
- a CDS encoding Rieske 2Fe-2S domain-containing protein yields MQQTIAPPTSTRPRPQPPRTNPMPPEGEGGFSQSWFPVALSTDLAEGQVLGVPFLDGKIVVFRKEGGVPQAMSAYCPHIGADLSVGRVVGHRVQCAFHHWEYDGEGVCVKTGIGDPPPKAACLFVFPTQERFGIIWVFNGEEPLFELPSLPYPDAELASGAYRMGEPLRCDPWVFAANTPDMQHLKVVHKIRFDADDPHELVRWHPHGMEFSYTGVHQGDVPIANTAGILGTSVFYRWGMYNGYWRCNVTGFSLPRPGQHEVFSCSLVRAGPDAQAQLADVLGISRRTVGEDKDILNTIHYRQGLLTKADTTLARFLRYLRSYPRAHPSGPFIN; encoded by the coding sequence ATGCAACAGACCATCGCCCCACCTACCTCCACCCGCCCGCGTCCGCAGCCGCCACGAACCAACCCGATGCCGCCGGAAGGCGAGGGCGGCTTCTCGCAGTCGTGGTTCCCGGTCGCGCTGTCCACGGACCTGGCGGAAGGCCAGGTGCTCGGCGTCCCGTTCCTCGACGGCAAGATCGTCGTCTTCCGCAAGGAGGGCGGCGTGCCGCAGGCGATGAGCGCGTACTGCCCCCACATCGGTGCGGATCTCTCGGTGGGGCGGGTGGTCGGCCATCGCGTGCAGTGCGCCTTCCATCACTGGGAATACGACGGCGAGGGTGTGTGCGTGAAGACCGGCATCGGCGATCCACCGCCCAAGGCCGCCTGCCTGTTCGTCTTTCCGACCCAGGAGCGCTTCGGCATCATCTGGGTCTTCAACGGCGAGGAGCCGCTGTTCGAGCTGCCGTCGCTGCCCTATCCCGATGCCGAACTGGCGAGCGGCGCCTACCGCATGGGCGAGCCGCTGCGCTGCGACCCCTGGGTGTTCGCCGCCAACACGCCGGACATGCAGCACCTGAAGGTGGTGCACAAGATCCGCTTCGACGCCGACGATCCGCACGAGCTGGTGCGCTGGCATCCGCACGGCATGGAGTTCAGCTACACCGGCGTGCACCAGGGCGACGTGCCGATCGCGAACACGGCCGGCATCCTCGGCACCAGCGTGTTCTACCGCTGGGGCATGTACAACGGCTACTGGCGCTGCAACGTGACCGGCTTCTCCCTGCCGCGGCCGGGCCAGCACGAGGTCTTCAGCTGCAGCCTGGTGCGGGCCGGACCGGATGCGCAGGCGCAGCTGGCCGACGTGCTCGGCATCAGCCGCCGCACCGTCGGCGAGGACAAGGACATCCTCAACACCATCCACTACCGGCAGGGCCTGCTCACCAAGGCCGACACGACGCTGGCGCGCTTCCTGCGGTACTTGCGCAGCTATCCGCGGGCGCAT